A genomic window from Ruminiclostridium cellulolyticum H10 includes:
- a CDS encoding RNA polymerase sigma factor yields the protein MEKINENLLHKARNGDAGAFEELMVVYYSKVYNICYRMLNNTEDAYEQAQETFIKAFKYIKDFKGNCAIYTWLYRIATNVCLDYIRKNKKRKEVSIEQSTFEDLQLKDSLVSDIPGPEKIAEDNARKQAIRTAMTKMNEKNRLVIILRDFMGLSYDEISEIIKIPVGTVKSRISRARNELRELLCKDKEHLFTDYVK from the coding sequence ATGGAAAAAATAAATGAAAACTTGTTGCACAAGGCACGAAATGGTGATGCTGGGGCGTTTGAAGAGCTTATGGTCGTATATTATTCTAAAGTATACAATATTTGCTACAGGATGCTAAATAACACCGAAGATGCATATGAACAGGCTCAGGAGACATTTATAAAAGCTTTCAAATACATAAAGGACTTTAAGGGAAATTGTGCCATATATACGTGGCTTTATAGGATTGCAACCAATGTATGTCTGGACTATATTAGAAAAAACAAGAAAAGGAAGGAAGTCTCAATAGAACAGAGTACTTTTGAGGATTTGCAGCTCAAAGACAGTCTGGTTTCAGATATTCCCGGGCCTGAGAAGATAGCAGAGGATAATGCCCGGAAACAGGCAATAAGGACAGCCATGACAAAAATGAATGAAAAAAATCGTTTGGTCATAATACTACGTGACTTTATGGGTCTTAGTTACGACGAAATATCCGAAATAATAAAAATTCCTGTTGGCACAGTAAAATCAAGAATCAGCAGAGCCAGAAACGAATTAAGGGAATTGTTATGCAAGGATAAGGAACATTTATTTACGGATTACGTCAAATAA
- a CDS encoding UDP-N-acetylglucosamine 1-carboxyvinyltransferase — protein MSKIIVTGDKKLKGEIGIEGSKNAVLPILAATILNRGENVIKNCPMFKDVEVIIEILRTIGCKVKVEDGVVTIDSSTVSSTVVPEHLAAEMRSSIILMGPLLAREGKVTISYPGGCVSLLIQAKLIYL, from the coding sequence ATGAGCAAAATAATAGTCACGGGAGACAAAAAATTAAAGGGCGAAATTGGAATTGAAGGATCCAAAAACGCTGTTTTACCGATATTAGCTGCTACAATTCTTAACCGTGGAGAAAATGTTATTAAGAACTGTCCAATGTTTAAAGATGTAGAAGTTATAATTGAAATTTTAAGAACTATAGGTTGTAAGGTAAAAGTAGAAGATGGCGTCGTGACTATAGATTCATCTACAGTATCTTCAACAGTGGTTCCGGAACATCTTGCGGCAGAAATGAGGTCATCAATAATTCTAATGGGTCCGTTACTAGCCAGAGAGGGAAAAGTGACTATAAGCTATCCAGGTGGGTGTGTTAGTCTTTTGATTCAAGCAAAATTAATATACTTATAG
- a CDS encoding anti-sigma factor family protein: MDFCKESTHYVSLYIDDMLEESTKREFEKHMNECDRCAEKVKEALALVELLRESDDIMLPQKFSSSLHNRLVEVAENQKENKGKLFIYNKKLIAGLSTAAVLVVSLLAYSLLPQTPHNRQMTSISADITAPKEVKDSTKDANVSGKESTQESTQKSTQESNTQTGDIYVTQPSSDKLAADNSSTTQHYTKKRVFEKKDENKALLKSSKSTKKTDEESKEKTESVYKTKIAEQTISLQYFTNTAEMTLNSALDKENEDEALKGLMLELGGNELTSDDETIVIMTQKNYIDYVIPLDSFTKIQQLAYEKYNLELSIKLPVTKENITEQYKELEKQMDELTEKINDMEIKGNDTLILEKERNNLSQKMDEIIKNNGMITIRIFFEDK; this comes from the coding sequence ATGGATTTCTGCAAGGAATCAACCCACTATGTATCACTATATATCGACGATATGCTGGAAGAGTCTACGAAAAGAGAATTTGAAAAGCATATGAATGAGTGCGATAGATGTGCTGAAAAGGTTAAAGAAGCTCTTGCTTTAGTAGAGCTATTAAGAGAAAGCGACGATATAATGCTGCCGCAGAAATTTTCGTCTTCCCTCCATAATAGGCTGGTAGAAGTTGCGGAAAATCAAAAAGAAAATAAAGGCAAGTTATTTATATATAACAAAAAGTTAATTGCGGGGCTATCAACAGCTGCTGTACTGGTAGTATCTTTGCTGGCATACAGCCTGCTTCCCCAAACTCCCCATAACAGGCAGATGACAAGCATTTCAGCCGATATTACTGCACCCAAAGAGGTGAAGGATAGCACAAAGGATGCCAATGTATCCGGAAAGGAATCAACACAGGAATCAACACAGAAATCAACACAGGAGTCAAATACACAAACAGGGGATATTTATGTAACTCAACCTTCATCAGACAAACTGGCGGCTGACAATAGCAGTACAACACAGCATTACACAAAAAAAAGAGTTTTTGAGAAAAAAGATGAAAACAAAGCTTTATTAAAGTCAAGTAAAAGTACGAAAAAAACTGATGAAGAATCAAAAGAGAAAACGGAGTCAGTATACAAAACAAAAATTGCTGAACAAACCATTTCCCTTCAGTATTTTACGAATACAGCTGAAATGACTTTAAATTCGGCCCTGGATAAAGAAAATGAAGATGAAGCCTTAAAAGGCCTAATGTTAGAGTTAGGAGGCAACGAGCTAACTTCTGACGACGAAACTATAGTAATTATGACTCAAAAGAATTATATCGATTATGTCATTCCTTTGGACTCATTTACAAAAATTCAACAGCTGGCTTATGAAAAATATAATCTGGAGCTTAGCATAAAGCTGCCGGTCACAAAAGAGAATATTACTGAACAATATAAAGAACTTGAGAAACAGATGGACGAATTAACCGAAAAAATAAATGATATGGAAATAAAAGGGAATGACACATTGATTCTGGAAAAAGAAAGAAATAATTTATCTCAAAAGATGGATGAGATTATAAAGAATAATGGTATGATAACAATAAGAATATTTTTTGAAGATAAATAA